One Pelodiscus sinensis isolate JC-2024 chromosome 24, ASM4963464v1, whole genome shotgun sequence DNA segment encodes these proteins:
- the LOC102460157 gene encoding phospholipase A2 inhibitor gamma subunit B-like: MKTLLLCCLLWALLEKGTCVLCEVCHSEGDSCMGPVKFCSKELDSCGIMKTESVVGEIKTPSFAKTCVSSSQCNLAPRYVNFGNGISVSGNIACCVGKACETATVSVPPANTTLNGQRCPACFPVFSHHCKEEIIDCTGSQTHCLHVSGTVKRGETSIKTTMKGCASESICTNIQQLKGAIVEFDVDFTTAKCRPASSRVATVAPEAGRLVLPALLAVLLVNGLS, translated from the exons ATGAAGACGCttctcctctgctgcctcctttggGCCCTGCTGGAGAAAG GGACCTGTGTTTTGTGTGAGGTCTGCCACAGCGAAGGTGACAGCTGTATGGGCCCTGTGAAATTCTGCAGCAAGGAACTGGATTCCTGCGGGATCATGAAAACAGAATCCGTAGTAG GGGAGATCAAGACCCCATCTTTTGCGAAGACCTGCGTGTCCTCCAGCCAGTGCAACCTTGCGCCTCGCTACGTGAATTTTGGGAACGGGATCTCTGTGAGCGGGAACATCGCCTGCTGTGTCGGGAAGGCCTGCGAAACAGCCACTGTTAGCG TGCCCCCGGCTAACACCACACTGAACGGCCAGCGCTGCCCAGCCTGTTTCCCTGTGTTCTCCCATCACTGCAAGGAAGAGATCATCGACTGCACAGGCTCCCAGACCCACTGCCTGCATGTCAGCGGCACAGTGAAAAGAG GTGAGACAAGTATAAAGACCACCATGAAAGGCTGCGCCAGTGAGTCCATCTGCACTAATATTCAGCAGTTGAAAGGGGCCATCGTGGAGTTTGATGTGGATTTCACCACGGCCAAATGCAGACCAGCCTCCTCCCGCGTGGCCACTGTGGCTCCAGAAGCAGGCAGACTCGTCCTCCCAGCCCTCCTTGCCGTCCTGCTGGTGAACGGCCTCTCCTGA
- the LOC102463659 gene encoding uncharacterized protein LOC102463659 isoform X1: protein MESLEPRAGKGLKESRFPGIPGRKAWGRARAHRGLEAGRGRREEQNVTDSILELSSIPFKSSTLHHSHWLINRESKAAPAHLGQTQTRDGCSLVERGSDFTSGKPDSGGAFELPPAGSLPPFPTPRTNPAAAVQVLRKLPLISNGEPSPVEAVGSRSGPRPDAAAGAPACSAVNGRDIITLRAGDSHCDPARPPSRTASPRQTVCGSRAPRLRPQTGSSSRPGTMKTLLLCCLLWALLETGTSISCEVCVGVHKECTGPEQVCSKELDSCGIIKAESVVGNIKTPMFTKACVSSSQCNLAPLYITFGNGISISSNVACCVGEACKTATVSVPPANTTLNGRRCPACYSAFSHDCNEEIIDCTGTQTHCLHLSGTAKSGQTTVKTTMKGCASESACINMQQLKGTFGGIDAHFTTAECSPVSSRVDTVAPEGAGLIFSALLTVLLVNIVS from the exons ATGGAGTCCCTGGAGCCGAGAGCAGGCAAAGGGTTAAAAGAGTCTCGCTTTCCTGGAATTCCCGGCAGAAAGGCCTGGGGACGTGCCAGGGCGCACAGAGGCTTGGAAGCAGGGCGGGGCCGGAGAGAGGAACAGAATGTTACAGACTCTATTTTGGAGCTGAGCTCAATTCCGTTTAAGTCTTCTACGTTACATCACAGCCACTGGCTTATAAATCGGGAAAGCAAGGCAGCCCCAGCCCATCTGGGACAGACTCAAACGAGAGACGGGTGCAGCTTGGTGGAACGGGGCTCTGATTTCACATCTGGCAAACCCGACTCTGGAGGAGCATTTG AACTCCCCCCGGCTGGTtccttgccccctttccccaccccgagaaccaacccagcagcagcggTTCAAGTCCTGCGCAAG ctcccattgatcagtaacggGGAACCGtcgccagtagaagctgtgggctccaggagcggcccgaggccagatgcggcagctggcgcccccgcctgctcagccgtcaatggccgtgacatcatcaCG ctcagggCCGGTGACTCTCATTGCGACCCTGCCCGGCCTCCGTCGAGAACGGCCAGCCCCCGACAGACAGTTTGCGGCTCCAGAGCCCCCCGGCTCAGACCCCAGACCggctccagctcccgccccggCACCATGAAGACGCTTCTCCTGTGCtgcctcctctgggccctgctggagACAG GGACCAGTATTTCCTGTGAGGTCTGCGTTGGCGTCCACAAGGAGTGTACGGGCCCGGAGCAAGTCTGCAGCAAGGAATTGGATTCTTGTGGGATCATTAAAGCAGAATCAGTAGTAG GGAATATAAAGACCCCGATGTTTACGAAGGCCTGCGTGTCCTCCAGCCAGTGCAACCTTGCGCCCCTCTACATTACTTTTGGGAACGGGATCTCTATAAGCTCGAATGTCGCCTGCTGTGTCGGGGAGGCTTGCAAAACAGCCACTGTTAGCG TGCCCCCGGCTAACACCACCCTCAacggccggcgctgcccagcctgctACTCTGCGTTCTCCCATGACTGCAACGAAGAGATCATCGACTGCACAGGCACCCAGACCCACTGCCTGCATCTCAGTGGCACAGCGAAAAGCG GTCAGACAACTGTGAAGACCACCATGAAAGGCTGCGCCAGTGAGTCTGCCTGCATTAATATGCAGCAGCTCAAAGGGACATTCGGGGGGATCGATGCGCATTTCACCACGGCTGAATGCAGCCCAGTCTCCTCCCGCGTAGACACTGTGGCTCCGGAAGGAGCTGGACTCATCTTCTCAGCCCTCCTAACCGTCCTGCTGGTGAACATCGTCTCCTGA
- the LOC102463659 gene encoding uncharacterized protein LOC102463659 isoform X2 codes for MESLEPRAGKGLKESRFPGIPGRKAWGRARAHRGLEAGRGRREEQNVTDSILELSSIPFKSSTLHHSHWLINRESKAAPAHLGQTQTRDGCSLVERGSDFTSGKPDSGGAFELPPAGSLPPFPTPRTNPAAAVQVLRKLRAGDSHCDPARPPSRTASPRQTVCGSRAPRLRPQTGSSSRPGTMKTLLLCCLLWALLETGTSISCEVCVGVHKECTGPEQVCSKELDSCGIIKAESVVGNIKTPMFTKACVSSSQCNLAPLYITFGNGISISSNVACCVGEACKTATVSVPPANTTLNGRRCPACYSAFSHDCNEEIIDCTGTQTHCLHLSGTAKSGQTTVKTTMKGCASESACINMQQLKGTFGGIDAHFTTAECSPVSSRVDTVAPEGAGLIFSALLTVLLVNIVS; via the exons ATGGAGTCCCTGGAGCCGAGAGCAGGCAAAGGGTTAAAAGAGTCTCGCTTTCCTGGAATTCCCGGCAGAAAGGCCTGGGGACGTGCCAGGGCGCACAGAGGCTTGGAAGCAGGGCGGGGCCGGAGAGAGGAACAGAATGTTACAGACTCTATTTTGGAGCTGAGCTCAATTCCGTTTAAGTCTTCTACGTTACATCACAGCCACTGGCTTATAAATCGGGAAAGCAAGGCAGCCCCAGCCCATCTGGGACAGACTCAAACGAGAGACGGGTGCAGCTTGGTGGAACGGGGCTCTGATTTCACATCTGGCAAACCCGACTCTGGAGGAGCATTTG AACTCCCCCCGGCTGGTtccttgccccctttccccaccccgagaaccaacccagcagcagcggTTCAAGTCCTGCGCAAG ctcagggCCGGTGACTCTCATTGCGACCCTGCCCGGCCTCCGTCGAGAACGGCCAGCCCCCGACAGACAGTTTGCGGCTCCAGAGCCCCCCGGCTCAGACCCCAGACCggctccagctcccgccccggCACCATGAAGACGCTTCTCCTGTGCtgcctcctctgggccctgctggagACAG GGACCAGTATTTCCTGTGAGGTCTGCGTTGGCGTCCACAAGGAGTGTACGGGCCCGGAGCAAGTCTGCAGCAAGGAATTGGATTCTTGTGGGATCATTAAAGCAGAATCAGTAGTAG GGAATATAAAGACCCCGATGTTTACGAAGGCCTGCGTGTCCTCCAGCCAGTGCAACCTTGCGCCCCTCTACATTACTTTTGGGAACGGGATCTCTATAAGCTCGAATGTCGCCTGCTGTGTCGGGGAGGCTTGCAAAACAGCCACTGTTAGCG TGCCCCCGGCTAACACCACCCTCAacggccggcgctgcccagcctgctACTCTGCGTTCTCCCATGACTGCAACGAAGAGATCATCGACTGCACAGGCACCCAGACCCACTGCCTGCATCTCAGTGGCACAGCGAAAAGCG GTCAGACAACTGTGAAGACCACCATGAAAGGCTGCGCCAGTGAGTCTGCCTGCATTAATATGCAGCAGCTCAAAGGGACATTCGGGGGGATCGATGCGCATTTCACCACGGCTGAATGCAGCCCAGTCTCCTCCCGCGTAGACACTGTGGCTCCGGAAGGAGCTGGACTCATCTTCTCAGCCCTCCTAACCGTCCTGCTGGTGAACATCGTCTCCTGA
- the LOC102463659 gene encoding phospholipase A2 inhibitor gamma subunit B-like isoform X3 produces MKTLLLCCLLWALLETGTSISCEVCVGVHKECTGPEQVCSKELDSCGIIKAESVVGNIKTPMFTKACVSSSQCNLAPLYITFGNGISISSNVACCVGEACKTATVSVPPANTTLNGRRCPACYSAFSHDCNEEIIDCTGTQTHCLHLSGTAKSGQTTVKTTMKGCASESACINMQQLKGTFGGIDAHFTTAECSPVSSRVDTVAPEGAGLIFSALLTVLLVNIVS; encoded by the exons ATGAAGACGCTTCTCCTGTGCtgcctcctctgggccctgctggagACAG GGACCAGTATTTCCTGTGAGGTCTGCGTTGGCGTCCACAAGGAGTGTACGGGCCCGGAGCAAGTCTGCAGCAAGGAATTGGATTCTTGTGGGATCATTAAAGCAGAATCAGTAGTAG GGAATATAAAGACCCCGATGTTTACGAAGGCCTGCGTGTCCTCCAGCCAGTGCAACCTTGCGCCCCTCTACATTACTTTTGGGAACGGGATCTCTATAAGCTCGAATGTCGCCTGCTGTGTCGGGGAGGCTTGCAAAACAGCCACTGTTAGCG TGCCCCCGGCTAACACCACCCTCAacggccggcgctgcccagcctgctACTCTGCGTTCTCCCATGACTGCAACGAAGAGATCATCGACTGCACAGGCACCCAGACCCACTGCCTGCATCTCAGTGGCACAGCGAAAAGCG GTCAGACAACTGTGAAGACCACCATGAAAGGCTGCGCCAGTGAGTCTGCCTGCATTAATATGCAGCAGCTCAAAGGGACATTCGGGGGGATCGATGCGCATTTCACCACGGCTGAATGCAGCCCAGTCTCCTCCCGCGTAGACACTGTGGCTCCGGAAGGAGCTGGACTCATCTTCTCAGCCCTCCTAACCGTCCTGCTGGTGAACATCGTCTCCTGA